In a genomic window of Microterricola viridarii:
- a CDS encoding EsaB/YukD family protein: MTDFTRITVIGSVKKATLVLPSDEPLAALLPEIADVIDEPATASGLTLVGRLGDEVELALSTADQAVVDGSVFRLVSVADAPPPPEVSDVTAAVAETLDTATGRWSSGHRTAVTALVLGASVALIDLGAWFAPTVYVLAAVAAVLLGARGARRAAVLSAALAVGAVPATTVWLADLLGQGAGLTPVVIVELGLLLGWVALAALGGRSSLLGAAVGVVLSLLFLGAHLIGATDAEAAAILGVAVVAGLGFLPALALNASGLATLDDKVIAGVPAERLTVRSRVVEAYRLFGWAVYALAAAGAVAVTVLLADGGLWPLILGVSIAAVLVLRTRVMPLAVQAWALWGAAGLAMFLGMGPRVAEAPGTGALVLAAVMAGAVLAGTLSPRPHTRIRLRRGGDLVEGLAVLALVPAVLGIFGVYELALGAFN, translated from the coding sequence GTGACCGATTTCACCCGCATCACCGTCATCGGCTCGGTCAAGAAGGCGACCCTCGTTCTCCCCTCCGACGAGCCGCTCGCGGCGCTGCTCCCCGAGATCGCCGATGTCATCGACGAGCCGGCGACGGCCAGCGGGCTCACCCTGGTCGGGCGCCTGGGCGACGAGGTGGAGCTGGCGCTCAGCACCGCCGATCAGGCGGTCGTCGACGGCAGCGTGTTTCGCCTCGTCTCCGTGGCCGACGCCCCGCCGCCGCCCGAGGTCTCTGACGTCACGGCCGCCGTCGCCGAGACCCTCGACACCGCCACCGGCCGCTGGAGCAGCGGGCACCGCACCGCCGTCACGGCGTTGGTGCTCGGGGCATCCGTTGCACTGATCGATCTGGGCGCCTGGTTTGCGCCGACCGTCTACGTGCTCGCGGCCGTTGCCGCAGTGCTGCTCGGCGCGCGGGGTGCTCGCCGGGCAGCCGTCCTGAGCGCGGCGCTTGCTGTCGGCGCCGTGCCGGCGACCACTGTCTGGCTTGCCGATCTGCTCGGTCAGGGCGCGGGGCTCACCCCCGTCGTCATCGTCGAGCTGGGCCTGCTGCTCGGCTGGGTCGCCCTGGCCGCCCTGGGCGGGCGCAGTTCCCTCCTCGGCGCGGCCGTCGGTGTGGTGCTCAGCCTCCTCTTCCTCGGGGCACACCTGATAGGGGCAACTGATGCCGAGGCAGCCGCCATTCTCGGAGTCGCGGTTGTCGCGGGGCTGGGCTTCCTGCCCGCCCTGGCTCTGAACGCCTCCGGGCTCGCGACGCTCGACGACAAGGTCATCGCGGGAGTCCCCGCCGAGCGCCTCACGGTGCGCTCACGCGTCGTCGAGGCATATCGGCTGTTCGGCTGGGCGGTGTACGCGCTGGCCGCGGCCGGCGCGGTCGCCGTCACGGTCCTGCTCGCGGATGGCGGCCTGTGGCCCCTGATACTCGGGGTCAGCATCGCCGCCGTGCTCGTGCTGCGCACCCGTGTCATGCCACTCGCCGTTCAGGCGTGGGCGCTCTGGGGGGCCGCCGGTCTGGCGATGTTCCTCGGGATGGGCCCGCGCGTCGCTGAGGCGCCGGGCACGGGGGCGCTCGTTCTCGCGGCGGTGATGGCCGGTGCCGTTCTCGCGGGGACGCTGTCGCCGCGGCCGCACACGCGCATTCGCTTGCGCCGCGGTGGAGACCTCGTCGAGGGCCTCGCCGTCCTGGCGCTCGTGCCGGCCGTGCTCGGCATCTTCGGCGTCTACGAACTCGCGCTCGGGGCGTTCAACTGA
- a CDS encoding DUF6177 family protein codes for MADFSHPLLDYRQGPYACSETRASVVYLSEALTDFLVAASLAGLTPVIVSRHDAELTFALRYYLSLHGGARLVRDASREFINPATGARGASAPAVLDPATDLREAGAFSATPPPLTGYPAPEVLTASVALSAHFAPHDDSRVGIAADALAHGLVDSTVLAWGAHEPAALTWDVDGFTNFARAHMPDGIRAVLQGGGGAFQAVSIVRRTRIGIEETVLAQAPFAQLGTSQDELAQRAASVLESITETLSMPLVGSLTITPGWRQNYAASAPDFSAVPAAFLIGPRAVRALDANLSALQATHQISEAGRKKLPSLIAGVGRNGTPPWQEALEIAEAFGAEAIARAYGLDREER; via the coding sequence ATGGCAGATTTCTCGCACCCTCTGCTGGACTACAGGCAGGGCCCATACGCGTGCTCCGAGACGCGGGCGTCCGTGGTCTACCTGAGCGAGGCTCTCACCGATTTCCTGGTGGCGGCCTCGCTGGCCGGTCTCACGCCGGTGATTGTGTCGCGCCACGACGCGGAGCTCACCTTCGCGCTGCGGTACTACCTCTCGCTGCACGGCGGAGCCCGTCTCGTGCGCGATGCCAGCCGCGAGTTCATCAATCCGGCGACCGGCGCCAGGGGCGCGAGCGCACCGGCCGTGCTCGACCCTGCCACCGACCTGCGCGAAGCGGGCGCGTTCTCTGCCACGCCCCCTCCTCTCACCGGCTACCCGGCGCCCGAGGTGCTCACCGCCTCGGTCGCCCTCTCGGCGCACTTCGCGCCGCACGACGACAGCCGGGTGGGCATCGCGGCCGATGCCTTGGCGCACGGCCTGGTCGACTCCACCGTTCTCGCGTGGGGGGCCCACGAGCCCGCTGCTCTCACATGGGACGTCGACGGGTTCACGAACTTCGCGCGCGCACACATGCCCGACGGCATCCGCGCTGTGCTGCAGGGTGGCGGCGGTGCGTTCCAGGCGGTGTCCATCGTGCGCCGCACCCGCATCGGCATCGAAGAGACTGTGCTTGCGCAGGCACCGTTCGCTCAGCTCGGAACGAGCCAGGACGAACTGGCCCAGCGGGCCGCATCCGTGCTCGAATCGATCACAGAGACGCTCTCGATGCCGCTCGTCGGCTCGCTCACCATCACACCGGGCTGGCGGCAGAACTACGCGGCGAGCGCGCCCGACTTCTCGGCCGTGCCCGCCGCCTTCCTCATCGGGCCGCGCGCCGTGCGCGCACTCGATGCCAATCTGAGCGCGTTGCAAGCCACGCACCAGATCTCGGAGGCCGGCCGCAAGAAGCTGCCATCGCTGATCGCCGGAGTCGGACGCAACGGCACACCGCCGTGGCAAGAGGCGCTCGAGATCGCCGAGGCATTCGGCGCAGAAGCCATCGCCCGCGCATACGGCCTCGACAGGGAGGAACGCTGA
- a CDS encoding FHA domain-containing protein — translation MAQATHATQITHARHGTQGTSCGQCGAALAAGSQFCTRCGAPRLRRTELPRARATGGIRLARMPQIAAAVSVDVVLGAVLIAGAVLLGISAHDVNLWIVYSAVVALAAAAHVYVLLYTGQSVGARLAGVRLVSSVTWSAPGARLKSLQFADLRRGEDPVAPQLPPVEVTLGERTVAAGHDVVAPQRKGWVLIIDEERRVPLTGTFVVGRNPAVDPGETAVAVPDLGRLLSKGHLRFDIDPDGSVFVTDLGSTNGSQIDDDALVPYERAAVTADARILAGDHVFRVENRAHSREGARR, via the coding sequence ATGGCGCAGGCCACGCACGCCACGCAGATCACGCACGCCAGGCACGGCACGCAGGGCACCTCATGCGGCCAGTGCGGGGCGGCGCTCGCGGCCGGCAGCCAGTTCTGCACCCGGTGCGGTGCGCCTCGCCTGCGCCGCACCGAGCTTCCTCGCGCGCGCGCGACGGGCGGCATCCGGCTGGCTCGCATGCCGCAGATTGCGGCTGCAGTATCCGTCGATGTCGTTCTCGGTGCCGTTCTCATCGCGGGGGCCGTCTTGCTTGGAATCAGCGCTCACGACGTCAACCTGTGGATCGTCTATTCCGCCGTCGTCGCCCTCGCCGCCGCTGCGCACGTCTACGTGCTGCTCTACACCGGGCAGAGTGTTGGCGCTCGACTTGCCGGCGTGCGGTTGGTCTCCAGCGTGACGTGGTCAGCGCCAGGGGCGCGGCTGAAGTCTCTGCAATTCGCGGATCTGCGCAGGGGTGAGGACCCCGTGGCGCCTCAGCTTCCCCCGGTTGAGGTCACGCTCGGCGAGCGCACGGTCGCGGCTGGGCACGACGTCGTCGCGCCGCAACGGAAGGGCTGGGTGCTCATCATCGATGAGGAGCGGCGGGTGCCCCTCACCGGGACCTTCGTCGTCGGCCGGAACCCCGCTGTGGACCCGGGTGAGACCGCCGTCGCCGTTCCTGACCTCGGCCGACTGCTCTCCAAAGGCCATCTGCGCTTTGACATCGATCCGGACGGGTCGGTTTTCGTCACCGACCTGGGCTCGACGAACGGTTCCCAGATCGATGACGACGCCCTCGTGCCGTACGAGCGGGCCGCTGTCACGGCCGATGCCCGCATCCTTGCCGGCGACCATGTCTTCCGGGTCGAGAATCGCGCACACAGCCGTGAGGGGGCCCGCCGATGA
- a CDS encoding glycohydrolase toxin TNT-related protein (This protein contains a domain related to Tuberculosis Necrotizing Toxin, which is the C-terminal effector domain of outer membrane channel protein CpnT, and which has a lethal NAD+-glycohydrolase activity.), with protein sequence MHQRDGGGGSKNVSRSDGLIIPDKIPGDDLSPTGIRTSATAMRTAATTLRTQSTSIDSTWAALPASFVAPDAGVLYAAMGPASTKARDFAGKLTRVSAALDVFADAVEPIKKTLATIKADAITFTNEIGQDGLVWINARATKAYEWDSNASYASGSYGYAAGYSYGATSTGGATTTVQDPVSYLRGRGESARNHGGVVQILASWTESGHHVNANNDLLDRVADAYAKVNAAEVECANTINRERDICAAPLVAVEAWQLKQEGDSVAELPWGHRVEQDRNCGENFGNGIVIGAKGTVEGLGSLISYNPLKGEWGDWEHAGQAWTATGTALGSLALNLAPGAPLLAALGVPVFVDARDTSVEMLKGLVAWDTWADNPSEAAGQVLFNVGSIFIPVGGVVAGATKVIGGAAKAGSLVSKVVTKIETAVVHIGDAFTNTLERVKNLLGKGELHIPKDLFEKPPISKIDADAPAVHKVDTDGGLHGSRADTDSGAPAHKADGDTPAHKGDDGAPGHRADSDTAVGGKGDGDSVAPVKGDGTPEAPGSSKPDVDTATPPKGDGDTKPVTGDKTVDPATPAPKVHHESVDGSAPAGDGWTRTSEAEEQAMDAAAKAKRDGELQAAGLAPDAPYGEVQVNSLTEAPLPPKPADVTGTGYSTVSDSAAPWGRDSSGTPFTEQEYASRFTQTGKYDIRYPDSAGVEHGTRVTYTDPAAYIRDFGTELDRVGPMSGKYFGVVEDGVAASFEQRGLPLSNLAADYYGVSFTERAAEIMKANGIHVEISRIAPAFGREGGALQTRFIDGNGNVFTGEQLASGEFGLGVLH encoded by the coding sequence ATGCATCAACGCGATGGAGGCGGCGGCTCGAAAAACGTCAGCCGCAGCGACGGACTGATCATCCCGGACAAGATTCCCGGCGACGACCTGTCGCCCACCGGCATCCGAACCTCGGCAACGGCCATGCGCACCGCGGCGACGACGCTGCGCACCCAGTCGACTTCGATCGACTCGACCTGGGCGGCGCTGCCCGCCTCATTCGTTGCGCCGGATGCCGGGGTCCTCTACGCGGCGATGGGTCCCGCCTCAACGAAGGCCCGCGACTTCGCGGGCAAACTGACGCGCGTCTCTGCAGCGCTCGACGTCTTCGCAGATGCCGTAGAACCCATCAAGAAGACGCTCGCCACCATCAAGGCCGATGCCATCACGTTCACCAACGAAATCGGGCAAGACGGTCTCGTGTGGATCAACGCGCGCGCAACCAAGGCCTACGAATGGGATTCGAACGCGAGCTACGCGAGTGGCTCATACGGCTATGCCGCCGGGTACTCGTACGGGGCGACGTCGACCGGTGGCGCCACCACAACGGTCCAAGACCCCGTCAGCTACCTCCGCGGGCGTGGCGAGTCTGCCCGCAACCACGGCGGAGTCGTGCAGATCCTCGCGTCATGGACGGAGTCCGGCCACCACGTCAACGCCAACAACGATCTCCTGGACCGCGTCGCCGACGCCTACGCGAAAGTCAACGCGGCCGAGGTCGAGTGCGCCAACACGATCAACCGAGAACGCGACATCTGCGCCGCTCCCCTCGTGGCGGTCGAGGCCTGGCAGCTCAAGCAGGAGGGCGACAGCGTCGCCGAGCTGCCCTGGGGCCACCGCGTTGAGCAGGACCGCAACTGTGGAGAGAACTTCGGCAACGGCATCGTGATCGGCGCCAAGGGCACCGTGGAGGGTTTGGGCTCGCTGATCAGCTACAACCCCCTGAAGGGCGAGTGGGGGGACTGGGAGCACGCCGGCCAGGCTTGGACGGCCACCGGCACGGCGCTCGGGTCGCTCGCGCTCAACCTCGCACCGGGCGCTCCCCTGCTCGCGGCGCTCGGCGTGCCCGTCTTCGTTGACGCGCGGGACACGAGCGTGGAGATGCTCAAGGGCCTCGTCGCGTGGGACACCTGGGCCGACAATCCGTCAGAGGCCGCCGGGCAGGTGCTCTTCAACGTCGGATCCATCTTCATCCCCGTCGGTGGGGTTGTGGCCGGCGCGACGAAGGTCATCGGGGGCGCGGCGAAGGCCGGGTCGCTGGTCTCCAAGGTTGTCACCAAGATCGAGACCGCGGTGGTGCACATCGGCGACGCCTTCACGAACACGCTCGAGCGCGTCAAGAACCTGCTCGGCAAGGGCGAGCTCCACATTCCGAAGGATCTCTTCGAGAAGCCGCCGATCTCCAAGATCGACGCGGATGCGCCCGCCGTCCACAAGGTCGACACCGACGGCGGCCTGCACGGCTCTCGGGCCGACACGGACAGCGGCGCGCCGGCACACAAGGCAGACGGCGACACCCCGGCGCACAAGGGCGACGACGGTGCGCCGGGCCACAGGGCCGACAGTGACACCGCCGTTGGCGGCAAGGGCGATGGCGACAGTGTCGCGCCTGTGAAGGGCGATGGCACGCCGGAGGCACCGGGATCGAGCAAGCCCGACGTCGACACTGCCACGCCGCCCAAGGGCGACGGCGACACCAAACCGGTGACAGGTGACAAGACGGTCGACCCAGCAACGCCTGCGCCGAAGGTCCACCATGAGTCGGTTGATGGCAGCGCCCCGGCTGGCGACGGTTGGACTCGCACGTCTGAGGCCGAGGAACAAGCGATGGACGCCGCCGCGAAGGCGAAGCGGGACGGTGAGCTTCAGGCTGCTGGCCTTGCCCCCGATGCCCCCTACGGTGAGGTCCAGGTGAATTCGCTGACCGAGGCGCCCCTGCCACCGAAGCCCGCCGATGTGACGGGCACCGGATACTCAACGGTCAGCGATTCGGCCGCCCCGTGGGGTCGGGACTCGAGCGGAACCCCCTTTACCGAGCAGGAGTACGCATCCCGCTTCACGCAAACCGGCAAGTACGACATCCGCTATCCAGACTCTGCCGGCGTCGAGCACGGAACGCGGGTGACCTACACCGACCCCGCCGCCTACATCAGGGACTTCGGAACAGAACTCGACCGCGTCGGTCCGATGAGCGGCAAGTACTTCGGGGTCGTCGAAGATGGGGTCGCAGCATCCTTTGAGCAGCGTGGGCTCCCCCTCAGCAACTTGGCTGCCGATTACTACGGGGTTTCCTTTACTGAGCGAGCCGCAGAGATCATGAAGGCAAACGGCATTCACGTTGAGATTTCTCGAATCGCTCCTGCCTTCGGCCGCGAAGGGGGCGCGCTCCAAACCCGCTTCATCGATGGCAATGGCAACGTCTTCACCGGTGAACAACTCGCAAGCGGCGAATTTGGCCTTGGCGTCCTCCACTAG
- a CDS encoding pore-forming ESAT-6 family protein — protein sequence MSGNQIDRRDYDLSASQSAQDNFNAVAGRLLSLIDQRDQDVRNAMSDYEATGVSAEYSAKELRWKNAADNVRSIVATLQNSLAKNDETAQAAVNKAKSAVANIG from the coding sequence ATGTCTGGAAACCAGATTGACCGTCGCGATTATGACCTTTCAGCGTCGCAGTCCGCTCAGGACAACTTCAATGCCGTGGCCGGCCGCCTGCTCTCGCTGATTGACCAGCGTGACCAGGACGTGCGCAACGCGATGTCCGACTACGAGGCGACCGGCGTTTCGGCTGAATACTCGGCCAAGGAGCTCCGTTGGAAGAATGCCGCGGACAACGTTCGCAGCATTGTGGCCACGCTGCAGAACTCCTTGGCGAAGAACGATGAGACGGCACAGGCCGCTGTGAACAAGGCGAAGTCTGCCGTCGCGAACATCGGCTAA
- a CDS encoding chorismate mutase produces MAADEREAREELNGIRMSIDNIDAALIHMLAERFKYTQRVGRLKADHGLPPTDPDRERRQIARLRALAEESHLDPAFAEKWFNFVVAEVIQHHEEIAGSNGSADTE; encoded by the coding sequence ATGGCAGCAGACGAGCGCGAGGCGCGCGAAGAACTCAACGGCATCCGCATGAGCATCGACAACATCGACGCCGCTCTCATCCACATGCTCGCCGAGCGCTTCAAGTACACCCAGCGCGTCGGTCGCCTCAAGGCCGACCACGGGCTGCCGCCCACCGACCCCGACCGTGAGCGCCGCCAGATCGCGCGGCTGCGCGCCCTCGCCGAGGAGTCGCACCTCGACCCCGCCTTCGCCGAGAAATGGTTCAACTTCGTCGTCGCCGAGGTGATCCAGCACCACGAGGAGATCGCCGGCTCGAACGGCTCCGCAGACACCGAATGA
- a CDS encoding DMT family transporter, whose translation MSNAPTQNHSYSQVSIALQFLAMGTIWGASFLFMKVALDGVSFGQIAWSRLVLGGLTLGLIVLATRPRVAGGPVLPREKIVWLHFTVIAITGCVVPHLLFAWAEQYVSSSLASIYNAVTPIMTAVMATLAFRVEKLDRGQITGIAVGVLGVIVIIAPWQYTALTGSLWGQLACIGAATCYGFTFGYTRKFLSQRPIAGATFAFLNIGIGGVIMLLLTPAIAWHPVALTWPIVLSLLALGALGTGLAYIWNINVLRAWGPTNASTVTYVTPVVGVLLGVLILGERFGWHEPLGAACVLLGILLAQRRLRFGPRLATA comes from the coding sequence GTGAGCAACGCACCCACCCAGAACCACAGCTACAGCCAGGTCTCCATCGCGCTGCAATTCCTCGCGATGGGCACCATCTGGGGCGCCAGCTTCCTGTTCATGAAGGTCGCCCTCGACGGGGTCAGCTTCGGCCAGATCGCCTGGTCGCGTCTGGTGCTCGGCGGCCTCACCCTCGGCCTCATCGTGCTCGCCACCCGGCCGCGGGTCGCCGGCGGGCCCGTGCTGCCGCGGGAGAAGATCGTCTGGCTGCACTTCACCGTCATCGCGATCACCGGCTGCGTCGTGCCGCACCTGCTCTTCGCCTGGGCCGAGCAGTACGTCTCCTCCAGCCTGGCCAGCATCTACAACGCCGTCACGCCGATCATGACGGCCGTGATGGCGACCCTCGCGTTCCGGGTGGAGAAGCTCGACCGCGGGCAGATCACCGGCATCGCCGTCGGCGTGCTGGGAGTGATCGTGATCATCGCCCCCTGGCAGTACACCGCGCTGACCGGCTCGCTCTGGGGCCAGCTCGCCTGCATCGGCGCGGCCACCTGTTACGGCTTCACCTTCGGCTACACCCGCAAGTTCCTCAGCCAGCGGCCGATCGCCGGCGCCACCTTCGCGTTCCTGAACATCGGCATCGGCGGCGTGATCATGCTGCTGCTCACTCCGGCGATCGCCTGGCACCCGGTCGCCCTGACCTGGCCGATCGTGCTCAGCCTGCTCGCCCTCGGCGCCCTCGGCACCGGCCTCGCCTACATCTGGAACATCAACGTGCTGCGCGCCTGGGGGCCGACGAACGCGTCGACGGTCACCTACGTCACCCCTGTCGTCGGCGTGCTGCTCGGCGTGCTCATCCTGGGCGAGCGCTTCGGCTGGCACGAGCCGCTCGGCGCCGCCTGCGTGTTGCTCGGCATCCTGCTCGCCCAGCGCCGGCTGCGCTTCGGCCCGCGCCTCGCCACCGCCTGA
- a CDS encoding SDR family NAD(P)-dependent oxidoreductase, whose protein sequence is MTGSGGWNPSELPAQRGKTIVVTGANAGLGFWASEQLARAGAHVVLACRDEGRADAALRAIRARVSGASVSTLALDVASLDSVAAASARLLELERIDGLVLNAGIVHPPRTRQLSADGLELVVATNYLGHFALTARLLPALQRTPGARVVALGSMISRLMDSSLEDLQLAGGYNSWRAYAQSKIAMQVFGFELDRRLAAAARAAGIGDGARASALVAHPGYSIGGRTPRVPGVNEPSALKRFVDNLQAPITQGKNRGAWPIVRAIADPDARGGQYWGPRFVTKGEPTLQQPTATSTDRAVAERVWRESEQLTGVDFALEGGRP, encoded by the coding sequence ATGACGGGGTCTGGCGGCTGGAACCCGAGCGAGCTCCCCGCGCAGCGGGGCAAGACCATCGTCGTGACCGGCGCCAACGCCGGGCTCGGCTTCTGGGCCAGCGAGCAGCTCGCCCGGGCCGGCGCGCACGTGGTGCTGGCCTGCCGCGACGAGGGCCGGGCGGATGCCGCGCTCCGCGCGATCCGGGCCCGGGTCTCCGGCGCCTCGGTCAGCACGCTCGCCCTCGACGTGGCCTCGCTCGACTCGGTGGCCGCGGCATCCGCCCGACTGCTCGAGTTGGAGCGCATCGACGGCCTCGTGCTCAACGCCGGAATCGTGCACCCGCCGCGCACCCGGCAGCTCAGCGCGGACGGCCTCGAGCTCGTCGTCGCGACGAACTACCTCGGCCACTTCGCGCTGACCGCGCGGCTGCTGCCCGCGCTCCAGCGCACGCCGGGCGCGCGCGTGGTCGCGCTCGGCTCGATGATCTCGCGGCTGATGGACTCCTCGCTGGAGGACCTGCAGCTGGCCGGCGGCTACAACTCGTGGCGCGCCTACGCGCAGTCCAAGATCGCGATGCAGGTGTTCGGCTTCGAGCTCGACCGGCGGCTCGCCGCCGCGGCCCGCGCCGCCGGCATCGGGGATGGCGCCCGGGCCAGCGCGCTCGTCGCACACCCCGGCTACTCGATCGGCGGGCGCACCCCACGGGTGCCCGGCGTCAACGAGCCGAGCGCGCTCAAGCGCTTCGTGGACAACCTGCAGGCACCGATCACGCAGGGTAAGAACCGTGGGGCGTGGCCGATCGTGCGCGCCATCGCCGACCCGGATGCGCGCGGCGGCCAGTACTGGGGCCCGCGCTTCGTGACCAAGGGCGAGCCGACCCTGCAGCAGCCGACCGCCACCAGCACCGACCGCGCCGTCGCGGAGCGCGTCTGGCGCGAGTCCGAGCAGCTCACCGGTGTCGACTTCGCGCTCGAGGGCGGGCGGCCCTAG
- a CDS encoding glycohydrolase toxin TNT-related protein (This protein contains a domain related to Tuberculosis Necrotizing Toxin, which is the C-terminal effector domain of outer membrane channel protein CpnT, and which has a lethal NAD+-glycohydrolase activity.): MTPHASPGSQHAPLPTPLAVPGTTVLFTDPAAYIREFGEQLDRIGRVDGQVLWVVENGTAASFEQRSLPVEALSQPHAVYHLADSAVQVLNAQGVSIEVSRVAPWFGRPGGALQVRFVKLGTHYSRALTVDSLLHEFGVLSA, translated from the coding sequence GTGACTCCACACGCTTCGCCTGGCTCGCAACACGCGCCGCTGCCAACGCCGCTCGCGGTGCCGGGCACAACCGTGCTCTTCACCGACCCTGCCGCGTACATCCGCGAGTTCGGCGAGCAGCTCGACCGCATCGGGCGCGTCGACGGGCAGGTGCTCTGGGTCGTCGAGAACGGCACCGCCGCAAGCTTCGAACAACGCTCCCTGCCCGTTGAGGCCCTCAGCCAGCCTCACGCGGTCTATCACTTGGCTGACAGTGCGGTGCAGGTGCTCAACGCGCAGGGCGTTTCGATCGAGGTGTCCCGCGTGGCACCCTGGTTCGGTCGCCCGGGCGGTGCCCTGCAGGTGCGCTTTGTGAAGCTCGGCACCCACTACTCGCGGGCCTTGACCGTCGACTCCCTCCTCCACGAATTCGGAGTGCTCAGCGCATGA
- a CDS encoding DUF6507 family protein, protein MTSWQLTPAGIQKTLVDTSAEVETLAAAITTMATAISEPLQTGCGFDGIVSGAVVGFLDEQVASRVQPAMNRYGAALQATACATNAYLTGDEEMAISTLAATEKAADTGDFSAIGGGA, encoded by the coding sequence ATGACCAGCTGGCAGTTGACACCCGCGGGGATCCAGAAGACCTTGGTCGATACCTCGGCCGAGGTGGAGACCCTGGCCGCCGCCATCACCACCATGGCAACCGCGATCTCGGAGCCGCTGCAAACGGGTTGCGGTTTCGACGGCATCGTCTCCGGCGCTGTCGTGGGCTTTCTCGATGAGCAGGTCGCCTCGCGTGTTCAGCCCGCGATGAACCGTTACGGCGCGGCACTCCAGGCGACGGCGTGCGCGACCAACGCCTATTTGACCGGGGACGAGGAGATGGCCATCTCCACCCTCGCGGCGACAGAGAAGGCCGCGGACACGGGCGACTTCAGCGCGATCGGGGGCGGGGCTTAA
- a CDS encoding Imm61 family immunity protein: protein MNAAVTVREALSGLVEFAALGGWQWAEPHGAAFSFMTGDPDDVCTVEDSGYVIRKHERGMVSRPVIRAARLADIEKFLSFRYGNAVRRGRGLPALWLADAPDAELGAEQNGFSASGTPADTRVSWTEPSGRQEVVLTYRSAGEWARYARFSAQEIRDSFLNPAGSPIFIPLSR, encoded by the coding sequence GTGAACGCGGCAGTGACAGTACGTGAGGCGTTGAGTGGCCTCGTCGAGTTCGCCGCTCTCGGCGGATGGCAGTGGGCTGAGCCGCACGGGGCGGCCTTCTCGTTCATGACCGGTGATCCTGACGATGTGTGCACCGTCGAGGACAGTGGCTACGTCATCCGGAAGCACGAGCGCGGGATGGTCAGCAGGCCAGTCATCAGAGCTGCTCGCCTGGCTGACATCGAGAAGTTTCTTTCGTTCAGGTATGGCAACGCCGTCAGGCGCGGGAGGGGCCTTCCTGCGCTTTGGCTCGCAGATGCACCAGACGCGGAACTCGGAGCCGAGCAGAATGGCTTCAGCGCGAGTGGGACGCCGGCCGACACGCGCGTGTCCTGGACAGAGCCTTCCGGTCGCCAGGAGGTAGTCCTCACCTACCGCAGCGCGGGCGAGTGGGCGCGCTACGCGCGTTTCTCGGCTCAGGAGATCAGGGACTCGTTCCTGAATCCAGCGGGAAGTCCTATCTTCATCCCACTCTCACGCTAG